The Candidatus Methylomirabilota bacterium genome includes a window with the following:
- the tsaD gene encoding tRNA (adenosine(37)-N6)-threonylcarbamoyltransferase complex transferase subunit TsaD, whose protein sequence is MIVLGIETSCDETAAAVLDGGRKVLGSVVASQDDIHAPYGGVVPELASRRHLEVIVPVIRRALAAAGMTLRDLDGIAVTQGPGLVGSLLVGVQTAKALAWVHGAPLCGVNHLEGHIYAAFLEAQVPDYPFLALVVSGGHTALYLAREPRRYARIGRTRDDAAGEAFDKVAKLLGLGYPGGPAIERVAREGNATALRLPTAQMTDGAPDFSFSGIKTAVSLHVRRAGPLSPSQIADIAASFQATVVKMLVRKTVRAGQGLGVRRIVLTGGVAANTALREALEDECGERGWELFVPSRPLCTDNAAMIAAAGHDRLEAGERAPLTMNAVPDLALA, encoded by the coding sequence ATGATCGTGCTGGGAATCGAGACGTCCTGCGACGAGACAGCGGCTGCCGTGCTCGACGGCGGGCGCAAAGTGCTCGGGAGCGTTGTCGCCTCCCAGGACGACATCCACGCGCCCTATGGCGGCGTGGTGCCGGAGCTCGCCTCCCGGCGACACCTCGAAGTCATCGTGCCCGTGATTCGCCGGGCCCTCGCCGCCGCCGGCATGACCCTGCGCGACCTCGACGGCATCGCCGTGACCCAGGGGCCCGGGCTCGTGGGCTCGCTGCTCGTCGGGGTGCAGACCGCCAAGGCGCTGGCCTGGGTGCACGGCGCCCCCCTATGTGGGGTCAACCACCTCGAAGGACATATCTACGCCGCCTTCCTCGAGGCGCAGGTGCCCGACTACCCCTTCCTCGCTCTCGTCGTCTCGGGCGGCCACACCGCCCTCTATCTCGCCCGGGAGCCGCGGCGCTATGCGCGCATCGGCCGCACGCGCGATGATGCCGCGGGGGAAGCTTTCGACAAGGTCGCCAAGCTCCTGGGCCTGGGCTATCCGGGCGGTCCCGCCATCGAGCGCGTCGCGCGCGAGGGAAACGCGACGGCCCTCCGTCTCCCCACCGCCCAGATGACCGACGGGGCGCCGGACTTCTCCTTCAGCGGGATCAAGACGGCGGTGTCGCTGCACGTGCGGCGTGCCGGGCCCTTGTCCCCCTCGCAGATCGCCGACATTGCCGCCTCCTTTCAGGCCACCGTCGTCAAGATGCTCGTACGCAAGACGGTGCGCGCGGGGCAGGGGCTCGGGGTCCGTCGGATCGTCCTCACGGGCGGCGTGGCCGCCAATACCGCGCTGCGCGAGGCGCTCGAGGACGAGTGCGGCGAGCGGGGCTGGGAGCTCTTCGTCCCTTCCCGGCCGCTCTGCACCGACAATGCCGCCATGATCGCGGCCGCCGGCCACGACCGGCTCGAGGCGGGTGAGCGCGCGCCGCTGACCATGAACGCCGTTCCCGACCTGGCCCTCGCGTGA